Proteins from a single region of Pseudarthrobacter sp. NIBRBAC000502772:
- a CDS encoding DAK2 domain-containing protein, giving the protein MKRWLDKAETAIANHSDRLNAINIFPVADGDTGTNLYLTVRAAARALHSGPAVQGAAVPADAGQTDVGAVLARAGRAAMEQARGNSGTLFSVFLCAAAEPLAGHTRLTSTLLAAALNRAQIRAWSALSDPVPGTMLSVMEAAARAAAAVDAGHNGDDSNQALGKALDAAVNGALRAVVSTESQLAALEAAHVVDAGGVGMLLILDCLRSAVLGEELQGELLDGLHGFDVQDPHIHADMPADDGVEVMCTISLSPLSAATLRQRLDEVGESVIMSQVDSMADAEGSYRWRVHVHVPDAAPAVALIRSLGEPSDISVSELALAREPEPAPVNSSGHER; this is encoded by the coding sequence TGACACCGGCACCAACCTTTACCTGACCGTTCGGGCGGCCGCCCGTGCCCTGCACAGCGGCCCTGCGGTCCAGGGCGCGGCAGTCCCGGCTGACGCCGGCCAGACGGATGTCGGAGCGGTGCTGGCGCGTGCCGGAAGGGCCGCCATGGAGCAGGCCCGCGGCAATTCCGGAACCCTCTTCTCAGTCTTTCTCTGCGCCGCGGCTGAACCCCTGGCCGGTCACACCCGCCTGACGTCAACCCTCCTGGCCGCCGCGCTGAACCGTGCCCAGATCCGGGCCTGGTCCGCGTTGAGCGACCCCGTGCCAGGCACCATGCTTTCGGTAATGGAAGCCGCCGCACGGGCCGCCGCGGCAGTGGACGCCGGCCACAACGGCGACGACAGCAACCAGGCCCTGGGCAAAGCCCTCGACGCTGCCGTCAACGGGGCGCTCAGGGCAGTAGTCAGCACCGAGAGCCAGTTGGCGGCCCTTGAAGCCGCGCATGTGGTCGATGCCGGGGGCGTTGGCATGCTGCTCATCCTTGACTGCCTCCGCTCCGCCGTCCTGGGCGAAGAACTGCAGGGCGAACTCCTCGACGGGCTGCATGGCTTCGACGTCCAGGACCCCCACATCCACGCCGATATGCCGGCTGACGACGGCGTTGAGGTCATGTGCACCATCAGCCTTTCGCCGCTCAGCGCGGCCACGCTTCGCCAGCGGCTCGACGAGGTCGGCGAGTCCGTCATCATGAGCCAGGTGGACAGTATGGCCGATGCTGAGGGCAGCTACCGGTGGCGCGTCCATGTCCACGTCCCCGACGCCGCACCCGCGGTCGCCCTGATCCGTTCCCTCGGCGAGCCCAGCGACATTTCGGTCAGCGAACTGGCCCTGGCCCGCGAACCCGAACCAGCTCCGGTGAACTCCAGTGGGCATGAGCGCTGA